gccaaaTTCATGGGAATTTCATCGGGGTTCCGCCGAATGCGTTGAATGTGATGGGTTCACCCTGATCGTTCaccgcttggggcatggatgtgatTGGAACCATAGAGCTCGCCGCATCAAATGGGCATCACTTCATCTTGGTAGATATCGACTACTTtactaaatgggtcgaagcatcCACCTACAAGGCcgtcacaaagaaggtagtggcaGATTTCGTCCGAAACAACATCATCTGCAGATTTGGGATAACTGAgtcaatcatcactgacaatgtcACTAACCTCAACAGcgacctcatgagagaaatctgCGAGAAGTTCAAAATCTTCCACCATAACTCCACAGCCTACAGACCACAAATGAATGAGGCAGTGGAGgtagccaacaagaatatcaagaggattcTACAAAAAATAATGGATAATCACAGGCAATGGCACGAAAAACTATCCTTCGCCTTATTGGGTTACTGAaccaccatgagaacatccaATGGGGCAATGTCGTACATGTTAGTATACGGCACTAAAGCTGTGATACCCGCATGGGTCGAGATACCATCTTTAAGGGTCATTCAAGAGGCCATGTTGGACGATACAGAGTGGATACGGGTCAGACAAGAGCAACTCATGCTCATCAATAAAAAAAGAATAGATGCGGTATGCCATGGTCAGCTATATCAGAACAggatggccagtgcatttaacaaGAGGGTGAAGCCTCGCCAGTTCACACCTGGGTTGTTGTTcttgaagaaaatctttccccaccaagaggaagccaaaggaaagttcgcaccaaactggaaaggtccttacgtggttcacCGAGTGTTGTCGGGTGGAGATCTAATTTTGGAAGAAACGGATGTAAGAATCAACAGAAAGCCCATCAACTtagacgcaatcaagagatactatgtttgaagacAAATAGAGTTTGGTTTTTGTTGTAACAAAATTGCGTTCAACCTGACTTCCAacggagggatacgtaggcaacccatgtAGGGTTCTGTTTCTCTCCCTCAtttcttttgtaatagaaaaggcaaatatcacttttgtatgttgctctagaactacgccgacttgatttcctcaAAACGGAATACATAGGCAATCCTCATCTGATTCAGTCATCTTTTTAATTAAACTACGTTCTGGCCTAATTCCATTTGGATATGCAGGtagtctgagtcagactcggccatttcattcttaatctcatcattttggTATCAAATGTAATTGAACTACAtcttgacctgattccatttggatacgtaggctgcctgagtcaggctcggtcatcTTCATCACATTTTGTCATCATCCACGAACtacgttcagacctgattccattttggatacgtaggcaacctgaaagggttcggtTATAATCTTAAGAAaaacctttgtaatgcattagttgAACTAGAACGCAGTCGCAATGGAAAGCATCTGAATTGTCAAGCATCGCGAAAGATCGACATCAACGGGATAGAGTTTTCAAGAAGAGTCTCTTGCATGTGGAGAACTTTTCGTAACATGTCATAATCTGAAACGACGGCATTTGTCTGAAAATAAAGTTTTTCAAAAAACCTTTTTTAAACATACAGTAATTTGTTCCACCTACCGAACTTCGTGGCATAACCATATCAAAGGTCGGGGCAAACCAACActgtggtcgacacaaaccaacttcccCGCTAccactaagaatttttctttgagcGCAGGGTCAACAAGAAGCAAGGAAGCATTTAGACCACACTGGGCAGATGACGAATCTGTCACCTTCCCAGGATTATTTCCCTTTACTCCATTACTTGAATTTTTCTGGCACAGCTAAATCTAATCCTTGAATCCTTTGCAGGTACCTCAGAGTTTGACCGCAGATATGGAAAAGGAACTGTATATAGAAAACTGTCTTCTCAACCCGtcggagcaccttgtacaaaacAAACTACGGGCTTCACCCAGTTAACgccttgtatatagcaaaatACCTGCTCAACCAatcggagcaccttgtacaaacGAGCCGTCGGCTTCACCAGTTGAAgtcttgtatatagcaaaccgtcaACTTAATCGATTGGAGAGCCCTGTACAAATCAAACGTCAGTTTTACCAATCGAAGCCTTGTATATAGAAAATTGTTCAGTTTGCCAACGGAACAATCCGCACCGCCACTCTATCGCAACGGAAGCCAGAATAGACAGCCACAAACCTCGTCACCGACGTTCTGCCAATCAATGGCCGCAACTTAGCTgcgcagtcaagagtatctcttgggcatgctttttctttcttttactattATCTTGAATGTTTTGACATTTTTTTCATGCAGCTTCAGTCATGATTACGGTCTAATTCAATCACTCCCAAGCGGAGATTATTCTACATTTTTAGTGCAAAGCTCTCCTAACAAGCAGAGAcgctgttacaacccaaattcgcataccatagatcacgtcgtaagttagtcgatgtaaatccaagaagagattatctttgagatgataagaagttaatcctattggtcttaaacgatacaagggtgtataagagtggttaacaaatattaaaagttaaacgaatcaaagatgttgtaacccgtattttcgggtaacactagaggtgattaactgtcccaagaggtcttgttttaatgtatttgaatcatataatatccgcatcataagtcttgaagtcaagcgagttatgaaacaaaagttgataaaagttgtcgcaacttaggtttataattttacttaaactttaggtcaaatgttactgcatttttctcccaatgtgcttggaattatggggtgatctacctatcaaattgaagatctatgagtctagtttccaacgcattaaaccgttcgttgatacgatctcggaatagagagatattcgcattttcgcgagagtgcgccaagctgctctctatggggcccacaaaggcggtttaagacatatggacatatataagatacctcaaccccgttttaagtcattagttttcagtatattcagaccttataaccctaaaaacagtctctcaaggttctctcatgatccaagacccaaacaaagggcaaacaacacaaatcaaatgtcgggaatcccgtggcgctagtaagtttcttgttcttcttgttgttgctgatttttgtgttgttccagctcgtgtgggaggttgttttaagtgttttatgtcctgtaaatacaccttcaagtttttaatatcaaccctaggtaatttcaagtcttctaaagtaattctagtgccgaaaaacccgaattaattgctagtttcgcttccttgttcttgtggcagaattgaagggatatttcgtggaaaattaaggtcaaattggagttgttctttctgtttaaaggtaaggaacctcttactctatatatatttaagattatccaagttgcagctaagtcgttgaagctagaacttgtgaaatatatatcgaaaagcttggtagtaatgttgttggttggtggactgttttggaggctcaatatgattattaatgatgttgtttgggctgtttggtgattgtattgacttgtgggaagtcatataaataggggaggtgctgtccgtttcatcgtaaaataggttgtggtcgatacataatagttacgacgcttaaacgataatgatagtgtcatttgtcttattgtagactaaggagtcgtgatatttgcatagcttgaggttgggcagtatatacaaggtatgtgagtctatccccttcattcttttgcacgactccgattgtacataatgtaatgaacgagctcccaaagatactctactcttagaagctagcagtacttacattgctgcccttcttatgaaacgattggtattgatgttacttctcttattcttatattatcaatgttgttggtagttcctgattcttataagtttcttgatgaagagttaatcctaataacgtgtacgaaggataccaaccttacgtcactccgaaaggttcaaaatgtgattccaatgagtccagcatgcatcatatatatgtatctattttactctaccgagccacgctatagttggccgggtatggcacctattgtgcaaccactgatcagttgggttttaccgagctccacgtggccgggtacgattctaccgagccctatgatggccgggtacgttttaccgagcctattatggccgggtacgatatgatgatggtgatgcccacaaaggcgtatgttttaaaagtttatgtatatatatgtatgtatcatgtatttcatgtcagtagccctcagaggtacccagatgtcacaggttgtatattctctatccatgtttacattactgttcttacttatgctttcttgcctcacatactcagtactttattcgtactgacgtcctttttatttgtggatgctgcatgtcgtgctgcaggtcctgatagacaggtagacgtagctcccccaccacagtaggctgtccagttcagcggttattggcgagatcccttctccggacttgccgtggtcttggtatgcatttttgttatagaccttatgggtatgtcggggccctgttccggcaatgttgtagcacttatgttcttttagaggctcatagacaggtgtcgacttatgtatggtttagaatgccttttcggctgatttttgttgtatagtctttcatggcatcatgatagctcgtaccttatatatagtttcttgacagtcttgtcgtcccatgttatgtatgttcatgacattatctttcattgt
This sequence is a window from Nicotiana tomentosiformis chromosome 5, ASM39032v3, whole genome shotgun sequence. Protein-coding genes within it:
- the LOC138892744 gene encoding uncharacterized protein — protein: MSYMLVYGTKAVIPAWVEIPSLRVIQEAMLDDTEWIRVRQEQLMLINKKRIDAVCHGQLYQNRMASAFNKRVKPRQFTPGLLFLKKIFPHQEEAKGKFAPNWKGPYVVHRVLSGGDLILEETDVRINRKPINLDAIKRYYV